In Salmo salar chromosome ssa03, Ssal_v3.1, whole genome shotgun sequence, a single genomic region encodes these proteins:
- the LOC106601513 gene encoding tripartite motif-containing protein 16-like isoform X1, giving the protein MPLPNYAPSSKEIMPVPKKAGRKSQAADAEVPPVYEPNIHDPTTRADLMKYWIPLSLDDKTAQKLLWISESNLKVSRMSEEVCPYPMRPERYEHSPQVLCKEGLLGQRGYWEVDYGGWVVIGAVYESMGRKDGPCGLGENESSWGVGWAGSCYHVWHNGENVAVELPLCNTMSIYLDQPAGIIKFFIVEGEGEAEKAVRLIHKFKTDLKEKILPCFWVGSKSFCWIRKKEGQ; this is encoded by the exons GAAGAAAATCCCAGGCAGCTGATGCGG AGGTGCCACCGGTGTACGAGCCCAATATTCATGATCCCACCACCAGGGCTGACCTCATGAAAT aCTGGATCCCCCTCTCCCTGGATGACAAAACGGCCCAGAAGCTGCTGTGGATATCCGAGAGCAACCTCAAGGTGTCGCGTATGTCAGAGGAGGTGTGTCCATACCCCATGAGACCGGAGAGATATGAGCATTCGCCACAG GTGCTGTGTAAGGAGGGGCTGTTGGGGCAGAGAGGGTACTGGGAGGTGGACTATGGCGGCTGGGTGGTGATTGGGGCAGTGTACGAGAGCATGGGCCGGAAGGACGGGCCATGTGGGCTGGGGGAGAACGAAAGCTCATGGGGTGTGGGCTGGGCCGGCTCCTGCTACCACGTCTGGCACAACGGGGAGAACGTGGCGGTCGAGCTCCCTTTGTGCAACACCATGAGCATATACCTGGACCAGCCCGCTGGCATCATCAAGTTCTTCATCGTGGAAGGAGAAGGGGAGGCGGAAAAGGCGGTGCGACTGATACACAAGTTCAAAACTGACCTCAAAGAGAAGATTCTGCCTTGTTTCTGGGTTGGCAGTAAATCCTTCTGTTGGATCCGGAAGAAAGAGGGACAGTAA
- the LOC106601513 gene encoding tripartite motif-containing protein 16-like isoform X3 has product MPLPNYAPSSKEIMPVPKKADWIPLSLDDKTAQKLLWISESNLKVSRMSEEVCPYPMRPERYEHSPQVLCKEGLLGQRGYWEVDYGGWVVIGAVYESMGRKDGPCGLGENESSWGVGWAGSCYHVWHNGENVAVELPLCNTMSIYLDQPAGIIKFFIVEGEGEAEKAVRLIHKFKTDLKEKILPCFWVGSKSFCWIRKKEGQ; this is encoded by the exons aCTGGATCCCCCTCTCCCTGGATGACAAAACGGCCCAGAAGCTGCTGTGGATATCCGAGAGCAACCTCAAGGTGTCGCGTATGTCAGAGGAGGTGTGTCCATACCCCATGAGACCGGAGAGATATGAGCATTCGCCACAG GTGCTGTGTAAGGAGGGGCTGTTGGGGCAGAGAGGGTACTGGGAGGTGGACTATGGCGGCTGGGTGGTGATTGGGGCAGTGTACGAGAGCATGGGCCGGAAGGACGGGCCATGTGGGCTGGGGGAGAACGAAAGCTCATGGGGTGTGGGCTGGGCCGGCTCCTGCTACCACGTCTGGCACAACGGGGAGAACGTGGCGGTCGAGCTCCCTTTGTGCAACACCATGAGCATATACCTGGACCAGCCCGCTGGCATCATCAAGTTCTTCATCGTGGAAGGAGAAGGGGAGGCGGAAAAGGCGGTGCGACTGATACACAAGTTCAAAACTGACCTCAAAGAGAAGATTCTGCCTTGTTTCTGGGTTGGCAGTAAATCCTTCTGTTGGATCCGGAAGAAAGAGGGACAGTAA
- the LOC106601546 gene encoding uncharacterized protein, with the protein MASITQSSDPEIPDNHKESWLALLAAAEGYCQKSGCDLAILTACKKFWPSVVEGDERKRESGSGLPAGGRKWDFSYHVWGQGALAESSRRYMDDIAVLHSTSMLTSHRHTRLSAGDGGAKLVVDMPTVRAGLTGEGGVGTISPNTTLYSQSYPSIYHSGAVIAQAAGQHGNREREREMAVMIEEAGRGRDIPGIGDLEEECEEEEDMDERSRNLNETAGVFSMDEDSLSRDCEPFFESDGEEESTDGSLSEDCPPPPRSMAMGQSFSSRHPNPMNMARSLPVSVPVWGFKGNRPHQGEGHSGERAGVADLDHIAASMKALLAPGANDGTEMFGGLPRPRLNTGDFSLKH; encoded by the exons ATGGCCTCCATCACCCAATCATCTGACCCCGAGATCCCAGACAACCACAAAGAGAGCTGGCTGGCACTACTTGCCGCGGCAGAGGGATATTGTCAGAAGTCAGGCTGCGACCTGGCTATTCTTACAGCCTGTAAGAAGTTCTGGCCATCTGTAgtggagggagatgagaggaaaagggagagtgGCAGTGGCTTGCCTGCTGGAGGCCGGAAGTGGGATTTCTCCTATCACGTGTGGGGTCAGGGGGCTTTAGCTGAGTCTTCGCGGCGCTACATGGACGACATTGCGGTGCTGCACTCCACATCTATGCTAACGTCGCATAGACATACACGTCTGAGTGCAGGAGACGGAGGAGCTAAACTGGTAGTGGACATGCCCACTGTCAGGGCG GGCCTAACAGGTGAGGGTGGGGTGGGAACCATCAGCCCCAATACCACACTCTATTCGCAAAGCTACCCATCAATCTACCACTCAGGGGCTGTCATTGCCCAAGCTGCTGGGCAGCAtgggaatagagagagggagcgagagatggCTGTGATGATAGAGGAGGCTGGACGAGGGAGAGACATTCCTGGAATTGGGGACTTGGAGGAAGagtgtgaggaagaggaggacatgGACGAAAGGAGCCGTAATCTGAATGAGACTGCAG GAGTGTTTTCCATGGATGAGGACTCGCTGTCTCGTGACTGTGAACCATTCTTTGAGTccgatggagaggaggagagcactgatg GCTCGTTAAGTGAGGACTGTCCTCCTCCCCCGCGCAGCATGGCCATGGGGCAGTCGTTCTCATCCCGACACCCCAACCCCATGAACATGGCCCGCTCCCTCcccgtgtctgttcctgtgtggggCTTCAAGGGCAACAGACCCCACCAGGGAGAAGGCCACAGTGGGGAACGG GCTGGCGTAGCTGACCTGGATCATATTGCTGCCAGCATGAAGGCCCTGTTGGCCCCAGGAGCCAACGACGGAACAGAAATGTTTGGAGGACTACCTCGCCCTCGCCTCAACACGGGAGACTTCTCCCTCAAACACTGA
- the LOC106601513 gene encoding tripartite motif-containing protein 16-like isoform X2 codes for MPLPNYAPSSKEIMPVPKKAEVPPVYEPNIHDPTTRADLMKYWIPLSLDDKTAQKLLWISESNLKVSRMSEEVCPYPMRPERYEHSPQVLCKEGLLGQRGYWEVDYGGWVVIGAVYESMGRKDGPCGLGENESSWGVGWAGSCYHVWHNGENVAVELPLCNTMSIYLDQPAGIIKFFIVEGEGEAEKAVRLIHKFKTDLKEKILPCFWVGSKSFCWIRKKEGQ; via the exons AGGTGCCACCGGTGTACGAGCCCAATATTCATGATCCCACCACCAGGGCTGACCTCATGAAAT aCTGGATCCCCCTCTCCCTGGATGACAAAACGGCCCAGAAGCTGCTGTGGATATCCGAGAGCAACCTCAAGGTGTCGCGTATGTCAGAGGAGGTGTGTCCATACCCCATGAGACCGGAGAGATATGAGCATTCGCCACAG GTGCTGTGTAAGGAGGGGCTGTTGGGGCAGAGAGGGTACTGGGAGGTGGACTATGGCGGCTGGGTGGTGATTGGGGCAGTGTACGAGAGCATGGGCCGGAAGGACGGGCCATGTGGGCTGGGGGAGAACGAAAGCTCATGGGGTGTGGGCTGGGCCGGCTCCTGCTACCACGTCTGGCACAACGGGGAGAACGTGGCGGTCGAGCTCCCTTTGTGCAACACCATGAGCATATACCTGGACCAGCCCGCTGGCATCATCAAGTTCTTCATCGTGGAAGGAGAAGGGGAGGCGGAAAAGGCGGTGCGACTGATACACAAGTTCAAAACTGACCTCAAAGAGAAGATTCTGCCTTGTTTCTGGGTTGGCAGTAAATCCTTCTGTTGGATCCGGAAGAAAGAGGGACAGTAA